Proteins encoded by one window of Rhodamnia argentea isolate NSW1041297 chromosome 6, ASM2092103v1, whole genome shotgun sequence:
- the LOC115751704 gene encoding disease resistance protein RUN1-like, producing the protein MHEGQSHGQSFAMLAPSFRCPTPTGRGSERYDVFLSFRGSDTRKAFADHLYHGLVKAGTVPIFVFRDKDSIPIGKEFGSQILDSITWSKISIPIISENYASSKWCLRELVHMMDRKKSMSHTVLPIFYKVKPSDVRYLEGKFGEAFHSSKKRFDEKDIHEGQQALSDVSYLNGWESEKIADGHEGELVEIVIAIVLSKLQHDFQLDVPKNLIGIRDHVNTIRKWVDASASDVRMIGIYGMGGIGKTTLAKVIYNELSSEFKYHSFLSDVQETAHRNGIPHLQNLLIKEIEPTECQVSNVDEGINVIKSRLKGKKVLILLDDIDHMSQLNALAGEREWFMPRSMIIVTTRYKAILDQCEFKVDYKYELNGLDEMHSLLLFNRHAFHMDNSSRDFEDISRDIISTMGGLPLALEVIGSYLYEKTDQEVWHDVLEKLRKEPHADVQDKLKISYDALEDGHKEIFLDIACFFIGKDCKFAIYMWKDLGFYPSQGIEELKLRCLIKIGDRGELRMHDQLRDLGRNIVSQEGPLEKRSRLWVNKEASGVLMGKTGTKRIQAICLGEYHPKLGDVPADHLQTHTNEQFKNLQSLRFLQLRRAALSGDFDSVFSELRWLQWEPNLSFSTTNLHLPKLVVLQLSKSKITEHWTGWSLIMEAKRVKVLDLQFCEDLTCTPDLSAFRTLEILSLQFCKRLMQIHPSIGKVKSLVSLNLTDCQLLCELPEEVGELVELRELILDITRISKLPTSIGSLIKLEKLSAWCCSLIREIPSSIGDLQNLQHLIFDQSGLEMLPIAIGRLKKLRTLYLDRTKISYLPESIRNLSSLQELHLANCLELQSLPELPSSLTNLIASSQSPSLPQLSCLSHLEKFSLHCCPLEYIPELPSRLLKLCVSYCHKLTLPKLERFKYLEELVVWNCNSIERLDLSRLNRLKRLDAIGCDNLVEILCQDNFFLKVIVMYGCKSIEKLILPELHCLKELKARYCDNIVEIRGLDSAEFLEKLDVSHCGSIERLPDLSCFATLKEVNIHSCPNLLGVEDLERFTS; encoded by the exons ATGCACGAAGGGCAGAGTCACGGGCAATCTTTTGCGATGCTTGCTCCTTCGTTCAGATGTCCAACACCCACAGGACGAGGTAGCGAGCGATATGATgtattcttgagctttagaggctCAGATACCCGCAAGGCATTCGCTGATCACCTCTATCACGGACTCGTCAAGGCTGGGACTGTACCAATTTTTGTGTTCAGGGACAAAGATAGCATCCCAATCGGCAAGGAATTCGGTTCACAGATTCTTGATTCCATCACATGGTCTAAGATCTCGATCCCTATCATCTCCGAGAATTATGCTTCAAGCAAATGGTGCCTCCGCGAGCTTGTTCATATGATGGACCGCAAGAAGAGCATGTCACACACGGTTTTGCCCATCTTTTACAAAGTGAAACCATCGGATGTGCGGTATCTAGAAGGAAAATTTGGGGAGGCCTTCCATTCGAGTAAGAAGAGATTCGATGAGAAGGATATCCATGAAGGACAACAAGCACTTTCAGATGTGAGTTACTTAAATGGATGGGAATCTGAGAAAATTGCTGACGG GCATGAAGGAGAACTTGTGGAAATAGTTATCGCAATTGTTTTGAGCAAGTTGCAACATGATTTTCAGCTTGATGTTCCTAAAAACTTAATTGGAATTCGTGATCATGTGAACACAATTAGGAAATGGGTAGACGCCTCTGCCAGTGATGTTCGCATGATTGGAATTTATGGCATGGGTGGGATTGGCAAAACAACTCTCGCCAAGGTCATCTACAATGAGCTGTCGAGTGAATTTAAGTACCACAGTTTTCTTTCAGATGTTCAAGAAACAGCTCATCGCAATGGTATCCCTCATCTACAAAATCTGCTAATTAAGGAAATAGAGCCAACTGAATGTCAAGTTTCGAACGTTGATGAGGGAATTAATGTGATCAAATCAagattgaaagggaaaaaggtTCTCATTCTTCTAGATGATATAGATCATATGAGTCAACTAAATGCTTTGGCCGGAGAACGTGAGTGGTTTATGCCAAGAAGTATGATCATTGTTACAACTAGATATAAAGCTATTCTAGATCAATGTGAATTCAAGGTAGACTACAAGTACGAATTGAATGGATTGGATGAGATGCATTCTTTACTTCTATTTAACAGACATGCGTTTCATATGGACAATTCTTCGAGGGATTTTGAGGATATCTCTCGTGATATCATATCGACCATGGGTGGACTTCCCTTGGCTCTTGAAGTAATAGGGTCATACTTGTATGAAAAAACAGATCAAGAAGTATGGCATGATGTGCTAGAGAAATTAAGGAAAGAACCACATGCGGATGTTCAAGATAAACTGAAGATAAGTTATGATGCACTAGAAGATGGACATAAGGAgattttcctcgatattgctTGTTTCTTTATTGGCAAAGACTGCAAATTCGCCATTTACATGTGGAAGGACTTAGGATTTTATCCAAGTCAAGGAATTGAAGAATTGAAACTAAGGTGcttaataaaaattggagatcGTGGTGAGTTAAGGATGCATGATCAATTGAGAGATCTCGGAAGGAACATTGTCAGCCAAGAAGGACCGCTTGAGAAACGTAGCAGATTATGGGTCAACAAGGAAGCATCCGGAGTACTAATGGGAAAAACG GGAACTAAAAGGATCCAGGCAATTTGTCTTGGCGAATACCATCCAAAATTGGGCGATGTCCCCGCTGACCATCTTCAGACACACACAAATGAACAGTTTAAAAACTTACAAAGCTTAAGGTTCCTTCAGCTAAGGCGGGCGGCTTTAAGTGGAGATTTTGATAGTGTGTTTTCGGAATTAAGATGGCTTCAGTGGGAACCCAACCTATCTTTTTCGACAACCAATTTGCATCTACCGAAATTAGTGGTGCTACAGTTGTCAAAAAGCAAGATCACAGAGCATTGGACAGGATGGAGTTTAATCATG GAGGCAAAGCGGGTGAAAGTTCTCGACCTTCAATTCTGCGAAGATTTAACATGTACTCCCGATCTCTCGGCTTTCAGAACATTAGAGATTCTCAGCTTGCAATTCTGCAAGAGACTGATGCAAATCCACCCATCTATCGGCAAAGTCAAGAGCCTCGTATCCTTAAATTTGACTGACTGTCAACTACTCTGTGAGCTACCAGAAGAAGTGGGCGAATTAGTGGAACTAAGAGAACTTATATTAGATATTACCAGAATTAGCAAGCTTCCTACATCAATTGGTTCTCTGATAAAGCTGGAGAAGCTAAGTGCCTGGTGTTGTTCGTTAATAAGAGAAATCCCTAGCTCAATTGGGGATTTACAGAATTTGCAACATCTGATCTTTGATCAATCTGGGCTTGAAATGTTACCTATTGCTATTGGAAGGTTGAAAAAACTGCGGACGCTATATCTCGATCGAACAAAGATATCTTACCTGCCAGAAAGTATTCGgaatctttcttctctccagGAGCTTCACTTAGCAAACTGTTTGGAGCTCCAATCGCTACCAGAGCTTCCTTCTAGCTTAACGAATCTGATAGCCTCGAGTCAAAGTCCCAGTTTGCCACAGCTTTCTTGCCTTAGCCACCTAGAAAAATTTAGTCTTCATTGTTGTCCGCTCGAATACATCCCGGAGCTTCCCTCAAGACTCTTGAAACTTTGTGTTTCCTACTGTCATAAGCTGACGTTGCCTAAGCTTGAGAGGTTCAAGTACTTGGAAGAATTGGTAGTATGGAACTGCAACTCCATTGAAAGATTGGACCTTTCACGATTAAATCGTCTGAAACGATTAGACGCTATTGGTTGCGATAATCTAGTTGAAATTCTATGCCAGGATAATTTCTTCTTGAAGGTGATAGTAATGTATGGGTGCAAATCCATTGAAAAGCTGATCCTTCCAGAATTACACTGTTTGAAGGAATTAAAGGCTCGCTATTGTGACAATATAGTCGAAATACGAGGTCTGGATAGCGCGGAGTTCTTAGAGAAATTGGATGTCTCTCATTGTGGGTCCATTGAAAGATTACCTGACTTATCATGCTTTGCGACCCTTAAAGAGGTGAACATCCATAGCTGTCCCAATCTGCTTGGTGTTGAGGACCTCGAGAGATTCACGTCTTAA